In the genome of Chryseobacterium arthrosphaerae, one region contains:
- a CDS encoding NADH:flavin oxidoreductase has protein sequence MNTSSLFKPFQYKNLQLKNRIVMAPMTRAQSDNGVPTQKIADYYGRRAASEVGLILSEGTVINRPGSKNLQNIPDFYGTEALNGWKNVIDTVHRNGGKMGPQIWHVGDTRMSEEYPLVAMEKASTMTIEDIQDTIAQFAASAKSAKDLGFDCLEIHGAHGYLIDQFFWEVTNTRTDEYGGKTLKERSRFAVEVVKAIRAAVGEDFTIILRLSQWKQQDYKTRLAFTPNEMEEWLVPLKEAGVDIFHCSQRRFWEPEFDGSDLNFAGWAKKITGQPSITVGSVGLNGDFLNAFAGQGTEKTDLTELIRRLDNEEFDLVAVGRAILQDHQWVQKIKDGNTEALLDFSAESMGVLF, from the coding sequence ATGAACACATCATCGTTATTTAAACCATTCCAATATAAAAATTTACAGCTAAAAAACAGGATCGTAATGGCTCCCATGACAAGAGCACAATCTGACAATGGAGTTCCTACCCAGAAAATAGCAGATTACTACGGGAGAAGAGCAGCTTCAGAAGTAGGTTTGATCCTTTCAGAAGGAACTGTCATCAACAGACCGGGTTCTAAAAATCTGCAGAACATTCCGGATTTCTACGGAACAGAAGCTTTAAACGGGTGGAAAAACGTAATTGATACCGTTCACAGGAATGGTGGGAAAATGGGCCCTCAGATCTGGCATGTTGGAGATACAAGAATGTCCGAAGAATATCCGCTGGTAGCAATGGAAAAAGCTTCTACAATGACGATTGAAGATATCCAGGATACGATTGCCCAGTTTGCTGCTTCAGCAAAATCGGCTAAAGACCTTGGTTTTGACTGTCTTGAAATTCATGGCGCTCACGGGTACCTCATCGACCAGTTTTTCTGGGAAGTGACCAATACCAGAACCGACGAATACGGTGGTAAAACGTTGAAAGAAAGAAGCCGGTTTGCCGTTGAAGTAGTCAAAGCAATCAGAGCAGCGGTAGGGGAAGACTTTACCATTATCCTTCGCCTTTCACAATGGAAGCAGCAAGATTATAAAACCAGGCTGGCATTCACTCCGAATGAAATGGAAGAGTGGTTAGTTCCTTTAAAAGAAGCCGGAGTGGATATTTTCCATTGTTCGCAACGCCGTTTCTGGGAACCGGAATTTGACGGTTCCGATCTGAACTTTGCAGGATGGGCAAAGAAAATTACCGGGCAGCCCTCCATTACTGTAGGATCTGTTGGTCTGAATGGAGATTTCCTTAATGCTTTTGCAGGGCAGGGAACGGAGAAAACCGATCTCACAGAGCTGATCAGAAGGCTGGATAATGAAGAATTTGATCTTGTTGCCGTGGGACGTGCGATCTTACAGGATCACCAGTGGGTACAGAAGATCAAGGATGGAAACACGGAAGCTCTTCTGGACTTTTCAGCAGAAAGTATGGGCGTATTATTTTAA